In Trifolium pratense cultivar HEN17-A07 linkage group LG7, ARS_RC_1.1, whole genome shotgun sequence, a genomic segment contains:
- the LOC123896402 gene encoding vignain-like, with the protein MSSKEQLFDKNLVTLNTSGSVDDLPPIIDWRVKGAVTEVRNQCNCGCCWAFAAVAAVEGINQIKTDVLQTLSPQELVDCDEGSQGCIIGWLDSGFRYIIKNQGLAREVDYRYVAMKGACRRVENRFEQSGIKYWIIKNSWGKEWGEGGYMRMKMIGGWGLCGIALNGVYPIMN; encoded by the exons ATGAGCTCAAAAGAACAGTTATTCGATAAGAATTTGGTTACATTGAACACAAGTGGAAGTGTTGATGATCTTCCACCAATCATTGACTGGAGAGTGAAGGGAGCTGTCACGGAAGTCAGAAACCAATGCAATTGTG GATGTTGTTGGGCTTTTGCAGCAGTCGCAGCTGTTGAAGgaattaatcaaattaaaacGGACGTATTGCAGACACTTTCACCACAAGAGTTGGTTGATTGCGACGAAGGAAGTCAAGGATGTATTATAGGGTGGTTAGACTCGGGTTTTaggtatataataaaaaatcaaggTTTAGCTAGAGAAGTCGATTATCGGTATGTAGCAATGAAGGGAGCTTGTCGTAGGGTGGAAAACCGATTTG AACAATCTGGAATTAAATACTGGATCATTAAAAATTCATGGGGAAAGGAATGGGGTGAAGGAGGTTATATGAGGATGAAGATGATTGGTGGTTGGGGTTTATGTGGAATTGCATTGAACGGTGTCTACCCTATAATGAACTGA
- the LOC123893939 gene encoding protein EPIDERMAL PATTERNING FACTOR 2-like, translating into MSTYSLGAHKSFLFVIFFTVLSIGWSLRVIPIHGKLMGLQDEKASIRDKKDEARQDNAGMELYPTGSTIPDCSHACGPCSPCKRVMVGFSKCSMAESCPIVYRCICKGKYYHVPSN; encoded by the exons ATGAGCACATACTCACTTGGAGCCcacaaatcatttttatttgtgattttcTTCACCGTATTGTCTATTGGTTGGAGCCTTAGGGTGATCCCAATTCATG GTAAGCTGATGGGTTTGCAAGATGAGAAAGCGTCAATTAGAGACAAAAAG GACGAAGCAAGACAAGACAATGCTGGAATGGAACTCTACCCAACCGGTTCGACCATACCGGATTGTTCCCATGCATGTGGACCATGTTCACCCTGCAAGAGGGTCATGGTGGGTTTTAGCAAGTGCTCGATGGCAGAGTCTTGCCCTATCGTTTACCGATGCATTTGTAAAGGCAAATACTACCATGTTCCCTCTAATTGA